The Rhizobium leguminosarum genome includes a window with the following:
- a CDS encoding ROK family transcriptional regulator, which produces MKFESQPSYSLGQRTPASREVAAGENSGNVTLVSQSALGAINRARVLQALYDNGPKSRADLARLAGVNRTTITGIVQPMIEDRLLVEGDASPSDVKGGKPARPLYFNPDAPMLGAVLLLPGTIQACLVALTGEIKAVTKAEFDTHGDTEAFIAVMTNTLTATLSQAQQAPFGIGVASAGMIDSDNGTILTVNLAPVLTGLPLVAILQEHFSLPVVIDHHPRALLVGDRWFGPGRGQQNFAAVYTGEVLGGAFFIDGKVYRGLAGSGGELGHSVVQIDGALCNCGKHGCWETVAALPWLRKEAARLSFSHPKSVTCARLVKEADEGSKAAEELLDRYTRNVAFGIVNLQQTLSLNSYVLHGDVAGGGMKAAELIRQHVEQLVVKRPGQEISITVNGIGEGHTALRGAAGLVLSSHLKLVI; this is translated from the coding sequence TTGAAGTTTGAGAGCCAGCCGTCCTATTCGTTGGGCCAGCGCACCCCTGCCAGCAGAGAAGTCGCCGCCGGCGAGAACAGCGGCAACGTGACACTTGTCTCCCAATCGGCACTTGGCGCGATAAACCGCGCTCGCGTCCTTCAGGCCTTGTATGATAACGGACCTAAAAGCCGGGCAGATCTCGCTCGACTTGCTGGTGTCAACCGGACCACGATAACCGGTATCGTGCAGCCAATGATCGAAGACCGGCTTCTCGTTGAGGGAGACGCGTCGCCTTCTGACGTCAAAGGCGGCAAGCCGGCTCGTCCGCTCTATTTCAACCCTGATGCACCGATGCTTGGCGCAGTACTCCTTCTGCCCGGCACGATACAGGCCTGCCTGGTCGCATTAACCGGTGAGATCAAGGCCGTTACGAAAGCTGAGTTTGATACGCATGGCGACACAGAAGCATTCATCGCGGTCATGACGAACACGCTTACTGCCACACTGTCTCAGGCCCAGCAGGCACCGTTCGGCATTGGCGTGGCATCCGCTGGAATGATCGACAGTGACAATGGAACCATTCTTACCGTCAACCTTGCTCCCGTTCTGACGGGACTTCCACTTGTAGCCATATTACAGGAACACTTCTCTCTCCCGGTTGTCATCGATCATCACCCCCGCGCCTTGCTTGTCGGTGACCGATGGTTTGGACCTGGACGTGGCCAACAAAATTTTGCGGCGGTCTATACCGGTGAGGTTCTGGGCGGCGCCTTCTTCATCGATGGTAAGGTCTATCGTGGACTCGCCGGATCCGGAGGCGAGCTCGGTCACAGCGTGGTGCAGATCGATGGTGCCCTTTGCAATTGCGGAAAGCACGGCTGCTGGGAGACCGTCGCTGCCCTTCCTTGGTTACGAAAAGAAGCCGCCCGATTGAGCTTTTCGCATCCCAAGAGCGTCACCTGTGCCAGGCTTGTCAAGGAAGCAGACGAAGGGTCGAAGGCGGCAGAGGAGCTTCTCGACCGTTATACGCGGAACGTGGCTTTCGGCATCGTCAACCTACAGCAAACACTCTCCCTCAACTCCTATGTCCTTCATGGAGACGTCGCCGGAGGCGGAATGAAGGCAGCAGAACTGATCAGGCAGCATGTTGAGCAGCTAGTGGTGAAGAGACCTGGTCAGGAGATATCGATCACGGTGAATGGTATCGGCGAAGGCCATACGGCTCTGCGTGGCGCCGCGGGTCTGGTTTTATCCAGCCACCTCAAGCTGGTCATTTGA
- a CDS encoding ABC transporter substrate-binding protein — translation MTIDIGNMSRRDLLKSASVAALVAGAGSLAIPRRGAAQDANTVRVLSVEDPFFFSMKALVPEYEKETGIKVELESLSYDALQSRLVSAFVAKTSDADVIVVDQMWLGQYLDNGWIIPLNDFIAKDNEFDLSDFIPEVLYSSNIWRGQVGTLPVAAYAQGVMYRKDVFDELGIAAPPTETSEDWTWTKYVDTLKSMEGKSFGGKPLFPTVVCGSQPSPIVHMFTQVSASHGANWFKSFPAAPWDFSPQLTSPAWIKSVEVYRQLYKLSPPEAINYVWFDAGTRFAKGDIGMFYWWTPYFYLIKNSGYMTGKKSDVMEKYATAALPKAEGVPQTVSLGGWSLGIPSSSERQEAGYAFIKWATSKATQKKMALWPDLNYQFSDFARVSLYQDEEVKAIYPYLDVQYAMMKQGNGKVTRPPVPGYTAIESVLGLTLNQLLTGSEEPKTGLERANSLFESILKGNLMIPYQKDSYADTLDGAKALIAKK, via the coding sequence ATGACAATCGATATCGGAAATATGTCGCGACGTGACCTGCTGAAAAGCGCTTCCGTCGCAGCTCTTGTGGCTGGCGCGGGATCGTTGGCCATTCCACGGCGAGGTGCCGCGCAGGATGCGAACACGGTTCGCGTCCTGTCCGTTGAAGACCCATTCTTTTTCTCAATGAAAGCGCTGGTGCCAGAATACGAGAAGGAAACCGGCATCAAGGTGGAACTGGAGAGCCTCTCGTATGACGCCCTTCAGTCTCGCCTAGTGTCTGCTTTTGTCGCCAAGACCTCAGACGCCGACGTCATCGTTGTCGATCAGATGTGGCTCGGGCAGTATCTCGACAATGGCTGGATCATCCCGCTGAATGATTTTATTGCCAAGGACAACGAATTCGATCTCTCAGACTTCATCCCGGAGGTCCTTTACTCCTCGAATATCTGGCGCGGCCAGGTCGGCACGTTGCCGGTCGCCGCCTATGCTCAGGGGGTTATGTACCGCAAGGACGTCTTTGACGAACTCGGCATTGCAGCACCGCCGACCGAGACATCGGAAGACTGGACCTGGACGAAATACGTCGACACCCTGAAGTCGATGGAAGGCAAATCATTTGGCGGCAAGCCGCTCTTCCCAACCGTCGTTTGCGGCTCTCAACCGTCGCCGATCGTCCACATGTTTACGCAGGTCTCAGCAAGCCACGGCGCGAACTGGTTCAAATCATTCCCGGCCGCTCCGTGGGATTTCTCCCCGCAACTGACAAGCCCCGCCTGGATCAAGTCTGTCGAAGTCTACAGGCAGCTCTACAAGTTGTCTCCGCCTGAAGCCATCAATTATGTCTGGTTCGACGCCGGCACCCGTTTCGCCAAGGGCGACATCGGCATGTTCTACTGGTGGACCCCGTACTTCTATCTGATCAAGAATTCCGGCTACATGACCGGCAAGAAGTCGGACGTCATGGAGAAGTATGCAACGGCAGCCTTACCGAAAGCTGAGGGCGTGCCTCAGACGGTCAGCCTCGGCGGCTGGAGCCTTGGCATCCCGTCCAGTTCCGAAAGGCAAGAGGCAGGCTACGCCTTCATCAAATGGGCGACCTCGAAGGCCACGCAGAAGAAAATGGCTCTTTGGCCGGACCTCAACTACCAGTTCTCCGACTTTGCGCGCGTTTCGCTCTATCAAGACGAGGAAGTCAAGGCGATCTATCCGTACCTCGATGTGCAGTATGCGATGATGAAGCAGGGCAACGGCAAGGTCACACGCCCGCCTGTACCTGGTTACACGGCCATCGAAAGCGTGCTGGGCCTCACATTGAACCAGCTCTTAACCGGTAGCGAAGAGCCGAAGACCGGCCTTGAACGTGCCAACAGCCTGTTCGAGAGCATCCTGAAGGGCAATCTCATGATCCCTTATCAAAAGGATAGCTACGCAGATACTCTTGACGGGGCCAAAGCCCTGATCGCCAAGAAGTAA
- a CDS encoding carbohydrate ABC transporter permease — translation MHTTTVRSPRAFGPTRKSFIRRNLPYFLIAPSVVMLLALIAYPLLFALRSSFYFWNLQIGPEPLQFVGFENYVQAFNAFDFRAALTNTLILSMLGTTLEFTFGLAIALILLKALPGMNVVRALLILPTTIAPIVVGFLFRYLYDPGGGLLSWLLQSLWLPVPAEGILGSPSTALAAILLVDIWQWTPFFAIVLYASLLAVPDEILEAARLDRASAWTILMRIKLPLIKRTAIIIVMLRFMQIFNTFDTVLVLTRGGPGTSTRTLGYSLYEQGLVNFNIGLVSAMTWITVLIVNVIVALYVFFAFRNEEW, via the coding sequence ATGCACACGACAACTGTTCGCTCTCCGCGAGCCTTCGGGCCTACCCGGAAGAGCTTTATCCGACGAAACCTGCCCTACTTTCTGATCGCGCCTTCGGTCGTGATGCTGCTCGCGCTCATCGCCTATCCCTTGCTGTTTGCCCTAAGATCGAGCTTCTATTTCTGGAACCTGCAAATCGGCCCGGAGCCGCTCCAGTTCGTTGGCTTCGAGAATTATGTGCAGGCGTTTAACGCCTTCGATTTTCGCGCCGCACTCACCAACACCCTGATCCTGTCGATGCTTGGCACGACACTTGAGTTCACGTTTGGCCTGGCGATCGCGCTCATCCTGCTCAAGGCCTTGCCTGGCATGAACGTTGTGCGTGCCCTGCTGATCCTGCCCACCACGATCGCGCCCATCGTCGTCGGCTTTTTGTTCCGCTACCTCTATGATCCCGGCGGTGGACTGTTGAGCTGGCTGTTGCAGTCGCTCTGGCTCCCCGTTCCCGCAGAGGGAATTCTTGGCTCGCCATCGACAGCACTCGCGGCCATCCTCCTCGTCGACATCTGGCAGTGGACGCCGTTCTTTGCAATCGTCCTCTATGCGAGCCTGCTGGCCGTGCCCGACGAGATTTTGGAGGCCGCACGACTGGATCGGGCGTCTGCGTGGACGATCCTGATGCGGATCAAGCTGCCGCTGATCAAGCGCACCGCGATCATCATCGTCATGCTGCGCTTCATGCAGATCTTCAACACCTTCGACACGGTGCTCGTGCTCACCCGCGGCGGACCGGGCACGTCGACGCGCACCCTTGGATACTCGCTGTACGAGCAGGGCCTTGTCAACTTCAACATAGGCCTAGTCAGCGCAATGACCTGGATCACCGTGCTGATCGTCAATGTCATCGTTGCCCTCTACGTCTTCTTCGCGTTCCGAAACGAGGAGTGGTAA
- a CDS encoding carbohydrate ABC transporter permease, with product MSRRHTSFNTALTYAAGLLFLAIFVGPILWFIALAIRPAETAFTMPPQLTFEPNLDAFRHILVDPGTNARQLVNSLIVAIGAVLLNLPFSVPAAYALSRFKLRGKKNIMLWYLGLLMAPPVAFLIPYFILITRIGLQGSYFSMILVLQTLTIPFSVWLMKSFIDEVPVELEEAARVDGARWYTIMLRITLPIVRPGIIVTSMFAFVFAWNNAAFPLVLSSRSTATLPIGTLGYFATSGVTWNYIAAAAVLAMIPPMIIFLVFDRYVVRGLTFGSVKG from the coding sequence ATGTCCCGGCGCCACACGAGCTTCAACACGGCACTCACCTACGCCGCCGGCCTCCTCTTCCTGGCAATCTTCGTCGGTCCGATCCTCTGGTTCATCGCCCTTGCGATCCGGCCGGCCGAGACGGCGTTCACCATGCCGCCGCAACTCACATTCGAGCCCAATCTCGACGCATTCCGGCACATCCTCGTCGATCCGGGCACCAATGCGCGGCAGCTGGTCAACAGCCTCATCGTCGCGATTGGTGCTGTGCTACTCAATCTGCCCTTTTCGGTTCCTGCGGCCTATGCGTTGTCCCGTTTCAAGCTCCGCGGCAAGAAGAACATCATGTTGTGGTATCTCGGGCTGTTGATGGCCCCGCCGGTCGCATTCCTGATCCCTTATTTCATCCTCATCACGCGCATCGGTCTGCAGGGTTCCTATTTCTCCATGATCCTGGTCCTGCAGACGCTGACGATCCCGTTTTCCGTCTGGTTGATGAAGAGCTTTATCGATGAGGTGCCAGTGGAACTGGAGGAAGCCGCCCGGGTGGACGGCGCCCGTTGGTACACGATCATGTTGCGGATTACGCTGCCGATCGTTCGTCCCGGCATCATTGTCACCTCGATGTTCGCCTTCGTGTTCGCATGGAACAACGCCGCTTTTCCGCTGGTGCTGAGCTCACGCTCGACCGCCACCCTTCCGATCGGAACACTTGGATATTTCGCAACGAGCGGAGTGACCTGGAACTACATCGCCGCCGCCGCAGTGCTCGCGATGATTCCTCCGATGATCATCTTCCTTGTTTTCGATCGATACGTCGTACGAGGCCTCACCTTTGGTTCGGTGAAGGGCTGA
- a CDS encoding Gfo/Idh/MocA family protein: protein MSRLRMGVIGAGLWGGNHAHTFNVLPETELVGVCDLDEGRALKMKETYGATRAFTDYQKLISSDQIDAISVATPDFTHTPIILAALKADKHVLSEKPLATTVSEAEEIAAAAAKSKGKLMIDFHNRVNPILAQVRDMIQDGQIGLAKHGTARLSNTTFVPFEMLSWAAKSSALWFLGSHLVDVLRFILADEVVRVYSVARSGTLSAGGVDTKDFHASILEFSKGTVVTMENSWILSRDNPSLVDFKVEFVGEKGQIQADPTHSGGLRRIVDGGLKYNDYIGITPTGATRIGGFVLESIARFVDSVVRDAPLLADAQDGLENTKILAAIEESVATGNAVNIG, encoded by the coding sequence ATGAGCAGACTGCGAATGGGCGTCATTGGCGCCGGTCTTTGGGGCGGCAATCACGCCCACACCTTTAATGTCTTGCCGGAGACCGAGCTGGTCGGCGTCTGCGACCTCGATGAGGGCAGGGCGCTGAAGATGAAGGAAACCTACGGCGCAACGCGGGCCTTCACCGATTATCAGAAGCTGATCTCCAGCGATCAGATCGATGCGATCTCGGTTGCGACACCCGACTTTACCCACACGCCGATAATCCTCGCCGCTCTGAAAGCTGACAAACACGTGTTGAGCGAAAAGCCGCTTGCGACGACGGTGAGTGAAGCCGAGGAAATTGCGGCGGCTGCCGCAAAATCCAAGGGCAAGCTGATGATTGATTTCCACAACCGTGTAAATCCCATCCTCGCCCAGGTTCGCGACATGATCCAGGACGGTCAGATCGGCTTGGCCAAACACGGGACCGCGCGGCTTTCGAATACGACATTCGTTCCGTTCGAAATGCTGAGCTGGGCTGCAAAGTCTTCGGCACTCTGGTTCCTGGGCAGCCACCTCGTCGATGTCCTGCGTTTCATTCTCGCAGACGAGGTCGTGCGTGTTTATTCCGTCGCCCGCTCTGGGACACTGTCTGCCGGCGGCGTGGATACGAAAGACTTCCATGCCTCGATCCTTGAATTTTCCAAGGGCACGGTCGTGACCATGGAGAACAGCTGGATCCTGTCGCGCGACAATCCTTCGCTTGTCGATTTCAAGGTCGAGTTCGTTGGTGAAAAGGGCCAGATCCAGGCAGACCCGACCCATAGCGGCGGCCTGCGCCGTATCGTCGACGGCGGACTGAAATACAATGACTACATCGGCATAACGCCAACCGGCGCGACGCGCATCGGTGGCTTCGTATTGGAATCCATCGCTCGCTTCGTCGATAGCGTGGTGCGTGATGCTCCTCTGCTGGCAGATGCACAGGACGGTCTGGAAAACACCAAGATCCTGGCGGCGATCGAGGAATCCGTCGCGACCGGCAATGCTGTGAACATCGGCTAA
- a CDS encoding ABC transporter ATP-binding protein — MASMTFDGIGKTFPDGTVAVANVSFSVGDGEFVVLVGPSGCGKSTLLRMAAGLETLNSGRLLMDDADVTETEPQDRDIAMVFQNYALYPHMTVYDNMAFGLQQRKMPKDKIDKLVRDAAEMLDLARYLERKPGALSGGQRQRVAMGRAIVRHPMAFLMDEPLSNLDAKLRVQMRGELKLLNQRLGVTTLYVTHDQVEAMTMGDRVAVLKPVFNGQESNLQQIDTPQMLYDKPSNLFVAGFIGSPAMNFVRIGLTAEAGMLKAAVTGTKISFSIPAQPALSTFAGRQVIVGIRPEMFKVCPEAEALFNEQIPVAEALGADTFVFFDIASPPVNINDAEDTEDFPNKGKNRLVARIPPALTPRPNQLLPLTVDLEKLHWFDPVTGTAIRD, encoded by the coding sequence ATGGCGTCCATGACCTTCGATGGGATAGGCAAGACCTTTCCGGACGGAACCGTTGCCGTTGCGAATGTAAGTTTTTCGGTCGGGGACGGAGAATTCGTCGTGTTGGTCGGCCCGTCCGGTTGTGGCAAGTCGACATTATTGCGGATGGCAGCGGGTCTTGAAACGCTCAACAGCGGGCGGCTGCTGATGGATGACGCTGATGTCACTGAGACCGAGCCCCAGGATCGGGATATTGCGATGGTTTTTCAGAACTACGCGCTTTACCCTCATATGACTGTCTACGACAACATGGCTTTTGGCTTGCAGCAGCGCAAAATGCCCAAGGACAAGATTGACAAGCTGGTGCGCGATGCAGCCGAAATGCTTGATCTCGCGCGCTATCTCGAGCGCAAACCGGGGGCATTGTCGGGTGGTCAGCGCCAACGCGTGGCGATGGGTCGAGCGATCGTTCGCCATCCCATGGCCTTCCTGATGGACGAACCGCTTTCCAACCTGGACGCCAAGCTCCGCGTGCAGATGCGCGGTGAACTGAAGCTGCTTAATCAGCGGCTCGGCGTCACAACCCTTTATGTGACCCACGATCAGGTCGAGGCTATGACCATGGGCGATCGCGTGGCTGTACTGAAGCCGGTGTTTAACGGGCAGGAGAGTAATCTTCAGCAGATCGACACGCCGCAGATGCTTTACGACAAGCCGTCCAATCTGTTCGTCGCGGGGTTCATCGGTTCGCCCGCCATGAATTTCGTACGCATCGGGCTGACAGCGGAAGCCGGGATGCTGAAAGCTGCGGTTACCGGGACGAAGATATCCTTCTCTATTCCCGCCCAGCCAGCATTGTCGACCTTTGCCGGGCGACAAGTCATTGTTGGAATTCGCCCGGAGATGTTCAAGGTTTGTCCCGAGGCCGAGGCGTTGTTCAATGAGCAGATCCCTGTTGCCGAAGCGCTTGGAGCCGACACTTTCGTATTTTTCGACATCGCGTCACCGCCGGTCAATATCAACGATGCTGAGGATACCGAAGACTTTCCCAATAAGGGTAAGAACCGGCTTGTGGCGCGCATACCACCGGCGCTGACGCCACGACCAAATCAACTGCTGCCATTGACTGTCGACCTGGAGAAATTGCACTGGTTCGATCCAGTAACCGGGACTGCGATCCGCGACTGA
- a CDS encoding methyl-accepting chemotaxis protein: MKHVSIVGKFFIIMAVFGIMALGLTFYQSWQMLKVNDSYQELLDRDASAALRLTQSNRSLETARASISDMVMTRSKEARVRAEAGLNDAQENFVRFMDLAIAAVPEQSELPMLKADGFSVLTDTCGAAIAVGRGATSEAELAMVQQLYLTLCQPAFAAISPRFTSVTEKLASDAEQKRANVSSVVRDTSVLSLGTAIAALFAVSCFGFLAIRAWLVKPIKQMVTTMKVIADGDLTSTVEGTIRRDEIGSMARAVQIFKDNELRARDLGKDAETSRGANEIERARLAETERQRARDMAEATSGLAEGLRHLADGNLVFSLDDKFAEDFEPLRANFNAAVAQLAESLRAVSNATESIDDGAQEISLSAQDLSRRTEHQAASLEQTAAALDQITQNVASSSKRTAEARHVAIEANKSARHSGEVVSSAVAAMQRIERSSSQISSIVGVIDEIAFQTNLLALNAGVEAARSGEAGKGFAVVAQEVRELAQHSAHAAKEIKDLILNSVDEVSSGVKLVRDTGEALKIIVDQIVLINTQLDAVTAASNEQSATLFEVNRTVNQMDQVTQQNAAMAEKSTAASTALAIEAKQLRGIVSEFQIDAGDKLHGSVILFDREPLAEMTLTRADKDPFDAPRKVGSSVKGG; encoded by the coding sequence GTGAAACACGTTTCCATTGTCGGTAAGTTCTTTATCATCATGGCCGTCTTTGGCATCATGGCACTCGGCCTGACGTTCTACCAGAGCTGGCAAATGCTGAAGGTTAACGACAGCTATCAGGAGCTTCTCGACAGAGATGCATCTGCAGCACTTCGCTTGACCCAGTCGAACCGAAGTCTGGAAACAGCGCGTGCCAGCATCAGCGACATGGTGATGACGCGGTCGAAAGAGGCGAGGGTGCGCGCAGAAGCTGGCTTGAATGACGCACAAGAAAACTTCGTCAGGTTCATGGATCTGGCGATCGCTGCCGTTCCTGAGCAGAGCGAACTGCCGATGTTGAAGGCGGATGGATTCTCCGTCCTGACCGATACGTGTGGTGCAGCCATCGCAGTTGGTCGCGGCGCAACCAGTGAAGCCGAGCTTGCCATGGTCCAGCAACTCTATCTCACTCTTTGCCAACCCGCCTTTGCTGCCATCTCACCGAGATTCACATCCGTCACGGAAAAACTCGCTTCGGACGCAGAGCAAAAGCGTGCTAACGTTTCGAGCGTTGTCCGTGACACGTCCGTGCTGAGTTTGGGAACAGCTATTGCGGCACTCTTCGCTGTCTCGTGTTTCGGCTTTCTCGCAATTCGCGCCTGGTTGGTCAAACCGATCAAGCAGATGGTTACGACGATGAAGGTCATAGCCGACGGCGATCTCACTTCGACTGTCGAGGGAACGATTCGCCGCGACGAGATCGGATCGATGGCCCGGGCAGTACAGATCTTCAAGGACAACGAATTAAGGGCGCGCGATCTCGGAAAGGATGCAGAGACAAGTCGTGGCGCAAATGAGATTGAACGTGCGCGTCTCGCCGAGACCGAGCGTCAGCGAGCGCGGGATATGGCGGAGGCAACGTCCGGGCTTGCAGAGGGCCTAAGGCATCTCGCCGACGGGAACCTCGTGTTCAGCCTCGACGACAAGTTCGCCGAGGACTTCGAACCGTTGCGGGCGAACTTCAATGCTGCTGTTGCCCAACTCGCTGAGAGCTTGAGAGCTGTGTCGAACGCAACTGAATCGATAGATGATGGCGCTCAGGAAATCAGTTTGAGCGCGCAGGACCTGTCACGCCGCACAGAGCATCAGGCTGCTTCGCTGGAGCAAACCGCCGCCGCGCTGGATCAAATTACCCAGAACGTCGCCAGTTCCTCAAAGCGCACAGCGGAGGCGCGACATGTTGCGATCGAGGCAAACAAGTCGGCGCGCCACTCCGGGGAAGTGGTCTCCAGCGCTGTCGCGGCAATGCAACGCATCGAACGGTCATCCTCGCAGATCTCCAGTATTGTCGGGGTCATCGACGAAATCGCGTTTCAGACCAATCTTCTGGCGCTCAACGCAGGCGTCGAGGCGGCACGATCCGGCGAGGCAGGAAAAGGTTTCGCGGTTGTTGCCCAGGAGGTGCGGGAGCTTGCTCAACACTCTGCGCATGCAGCAAAAGAGATCAAGGATCTTATCCTCAATTCGGTTGACGAGGTCAGCAGTGGCGTCAAGCTGGTCCGCGATACCGGCGAGGCGCTCAAGATCATCGTGGACCAGATAGTGCTGATCAACACTCAGCTTGATGCCGTCACGGCCGCTTCCAACGAGCAGTCCGCAACTCTTTTTGAGGTCAACCGGACAGTCAATCAAATGGATCAGGTTACGCAGCAAAATGCAGCCATGGCCGAGAAATCCACGGCTGCAAGTACGGCACTTGCCATCGAGGCAAAACAGTTGCGCGGGATTGTGTCGGAGTTTCAGATTGACGCGGGCGACAAGCTGCATGGCAGCGTCATTCTCTTCGATAGAGAGCCACTCGCCGAGATGACGCTGACACGGGCCGACAAAGACCCTTTTGACGCTCCCCGTAAAGTCGGTTCATCCGTCAAAGGTGGATAG
- a CDS encoding SDR family NAD(P)-dependent oxidoreductase, whose amino-acid sequence MNPLVIITGVGPGTGSAMVRRFHDGGYQVAMLARTAERLSDLESELPNAFAVPCDVADPAALAAALETIEQRAGAPKVVIHNAVGGAFGNFLDIEPEVLQQNFQINVMALLQLARWAAPRMEVAGGGALLVTGNTAAYRGKAAFAGFAPSKAAQRVLTECIAREMGPRGVHASFMMIDAVIDLPWTRARFADKPDDFFIRPSDIAEEVWHVTHQPRSAWSFLTELRPFREPW is encoded by the coding sequence ATGAACCCGCTCGTTATCATCACCGGGGTGGGGCCAGGTACCGGCTCGGCAATGGTTCGGCGGTTCCATGACGGCGGCTACCAGGTCGCCATGCTAGCCCGCACAGCCGAACGCTTGAGCGATCTTGAGAGCGAACTTCCAAACGCTTTTGCAGTCCCCTGCGATGTGGCCGACCCTGCAGCGCTCGCAGCCGCCCTTGAAACCATCGAGCAACGCGCCGGCGCACCCAAGGTGGTGATCCACAACGCCGTGGGCGGGGCCTTCGGCAATTTCCTCGACATCGAACCGGAAGTCCTTCAGCAGAATTTCCAGATCAACGTCATGGCACTGCTACAACTGGCCAGGTGGGCTGCACCGCGAATGGAGGTGGCAGGGGGCGGCGCCTTGCTGGTGACTGGCAACACCGCGGCATACCGCGGCAAGGCCGCCTTTGCCGGCTTTGCGCCAAGCAAGGCGGCGCAACGCGTTCTGACGGAGTGCATTGCCCGCGAGATGGGCCCGCGGGGTGTACATGCGTCCTTCATGATGATCGACGCGGTTATCGACTTGCCTTGGACCCGCGCGCGGTTCGCGGACAAACCAGATGACTTTTTCATACGGCCATCAGACATCGCCGAAGAGGTCTGGCACGTCACCCATCAGCCGCGTTCGGCCTGGTCGTTCTTGACGGAATTGCGGCCCTTCCGCGAGCCTTGGTGA
- a CDS encoding hydrogenase small subunit — translation MATAETFYDVIRRQGITRRSFTKFCSLTAASLGFGPGAAIAMAEALETKERVPVIWMHGLECTCCSESFIRSAHPLVKDVVLSMISLDYDDTIMAAAGHQAESILAETKEKYKGKYILAVEGNPPLNEGGMFCIDGGKPFVEKLKWMAEDAMAIIAWGACASWGCVQAAKPNPTQATPIDKVILDKPIIKVPGCPPIAEVMTGVVTFITTFGKLPELDRQGRPKMFYSQRIHDKCYRRPHFDAGQFVEEWDDEGARKGYCLYKMGCKGPTTYNACSTVRWNGGVSFPIQSGHGCIGCSEDGFWDNGSFYDRLTNIHQFGIEANAAKVGMTAAGVVGGAIAAHAAVTAVKRLTTKREKADA, via the coding sequence ATGGCAACTGCCGAGACTTTTTATGACGTCATTCGCCGCCAGGGGATAACCCGGCGCAGTTTCACCAAGTTCTGCAGCCTGACGGCCGCGAGCCTCGGTTTCGGCCCGGGTGCGGCGATCGCTATGGCGGAGGCGCTTGAGACCAAGGAACGTGTTCCGGTCATCTGGATGCATGGCCTCGAATGCACCTGCTGTTCGGAGAGCTTCATCCGATCGGCCCATCCGTTGGTCAAGGACGTCGTGCTGTCGATGATCTCGCTTGACTATGACGATACGATCATGGCCGCGGCCGGCCACCAGGCAGAGTCGATCCTTGCGGAGACCAAAGAGAAGTACAAGGGCAAGTACATCCTCGCCGTCGAGGGCAATCCGCCGCTCAACGAGGGTGGCATGTTCTGCATCGACGGTGGCAAGCCTTTCGTCGAGAAGCTGAAATGGATGGCCGAGGACGCCATGGCGATCATCGCCTGGGGCGCCTGCGCCTCCTGGGGCTGTGTCCAGGCGGCCAAGCCGAACCCGACCCAGGCGACGCCGATCGACAAGGTCATCCTCGACAAGCCGATCATCAAGGTACCAGGTTGTCCGCCGATCGCCGAGGTGATGACTGGCGTCGTCACCTTCATCACCACCTTCGGCAAGCTCCCCGAACTCGACCGGCAGGGCCGGCCGAAGATGTTCTATTCGCAGCGCATCCACGACAAGTGCTATCGCCGTCCGCATTTCGACGCCGGTCAGTTCGTCGAGGAGTGGGACGACGAGGGCGCGCGCAAGGGCTACTGTCTCTACAAGATGGGCTGCAAGGGCCCGACTACCTACAACGCCTGCTCAACCGTGCGCTGGAACGGCGGCGTTTCCTTCCCGATCCAGTCGGGCCACGGCTGCATCGGCTGCTCGGAGGATGGCTTCTGGGACAATGGCAGCTTCTATGACCGGCTGACCAACATCCACCAGTTCGGCATCGAGGCCAACGCCGCCAAGGTCGGCATGACCGCAGCCGGTGTCGTGGGCGGCGCGATCGCGGCACATGCCGCGGTGACCGCCGTCAAGCGCTTGACCACCAAGCGCGAAAAAGCTGACGCTTAA